The genome window TGGGCCTGGATCAACGCCATTGCCGCCGACACACCCAGCTACGTCGCACTGCGGCGTGCAGGCATCGACGCCTATCATCGGCTGGAACAGGATCTGTCCGGCCGATTGGAGATCGACTGGAGTGGTTCGATCGTCTGGGATTCGGGGCTCTTCGATCCCGACGCGGACTATGCCGGCCGTCAGGATCTTCGCCGGGTGGACTCGACGGAAATTCGGACGCTGGAACCAATGCTGGCAGCGCCGCCTGCCGCGGCCCTGTATTCCCCCGATGATGGCCTGATTGACGGCGCGCATGCGACGGGTGCGATTCTGGCCGCAGCCGCAGAGGCCGGCGCGCGGACGGTCTATGGTCTGCCTGCCGACGGCGTCATCGTGGAAAAGAGTCGCGCGGGCGGCGTGACCTGCGGCGATGCCGTGTTACGCGCGGACACAACGATCCTCTGCGCCGGAACCGGCACGGCCGACCTGCTCGCATCGCTGGGGCGTGACCTGCCGATGCGGAACCGGCCGGGTTTGCTGGTCACGACCCGTCCCGTTTCAGCAAAGCTCTCCAGGGCCATCTGGACAGAGACCACGCATGTAAAGCAGTTGCGGGACGGTCGACTTCTGATCGGGGAAAGCGCCCATCGGGACGGTGCACTGCACGACCCGGAGAAACTGGCGGCGGCCATGCTGCAGGATGCCGGCGCGTTGCTGCCGGGATGCGCACCGCTTCAGCTCGAACGATACACCGTCGCGACACGGCCGATCCCGGCTGACGGTTATCCGGTGATTGGCCCGGTTGACGGGCTTGCAGGGCTCTATGTCGCGACAATGCATTCCGGTATGACCCTCGCCGCAATCGTCGGCGAGCTGGTTTCTGAAGAGGTGATCCGCGGCGAATCCCCGGACATGCTGGCCGCGTTTCGTCCGGGGCGCTTTCCCGGCATGATCAGGAAGGACTGAGCCGTGAGCATACCGATGGAACTCTGGAAATTGAGCGCGGCCGAAACCGCCTTGGGCATTCGCAACCGACGCTTCACGGCGCGTGCGGCCACCGAATCCGTCCTGGCCCGTCTGTCGGCGGTCAATCCGGCGTTGAATGCTGTTGTCGCCGAGATGCCGGAAGAAGCGCTGGAAGCCGCCGACGCTGTCGACGCCAA of Alphaproteobacteria bacterium contains these proteins:
- a CDS encoding FAD-binding oxidoreductase, translated to MPENAPRSEVAQTCLIVGAGIIGASIAFRLARSGCQVTLIDAVGPHAGASGRSWAWINAIAADTPSYVALRRAGIDAYHRLEQDLSGRLEIDWSGSIVWDSGLFDPDADYAGRQDLRRVDSTEIRTLEPMLAAPPAAALYSPDDGLIDGAHATGAILAAAAEAGARTVYGLPADGVIVEKSRAGGVTCGDAVLRADTTILCAGTGTADLLASLGRDLPMRNRPGLLVTTRPVSAKLSRAIWTETTHVKQLRDGRLLIGESAHRDGALHDPEKLAAAMLQDAGALLPGCAPLQLERYTVATRPIPADGYPVIGPVDGLAGLYVATMHSGMTLAAIVGELVSEEVIRGESPDMLAAFRPGRFPGMIRKD